In Streptomyces sp. NBC_01426, one genomic interval encodes:
- a CDS encoding IucA/IucC family protein, with the protein MLPDLLDHPDPAIAAETAAVENLLRCWVRESGLGRPDGPAGTPLRIPLPASGTAVLVAVRHWSPAGWHRFASARIEGAPAEAPALDAVTLAALIAREGTGRGGADLVGRVADSVQRTAEFIADRRARPAAPAPVAEDRFLTAEQSLLLGHPLHPTPKSREGLSEAEVRRYSPELHGSFPLHWFAVAPAVLATDSAWTERGRPVSAAQLFARLAPGLPSPTGTTPLPLHPWQARDLLQRPAVAALCDAGLLTDLGPYGDPWYPTSSIRTVHRPGSPAMLKLSLGLRITNSRRENLRKELHRGVEVHRLLRARLAEQWQSAHPGFDIVRDPAWVAVDSLDGTPVPGLDALLRHNPFRSDDDALCIAALTTPRPWPGRTTMRSPLVETVARLAASTGRPVPAVAAEWFLRYLDHVVRPILALDALAGVALEAHQQNTLVLLDPAGWPIGGRYRDNQGYYFRDSHRAELQHRLPGIGSASDTFVSDAVTDERFAYYLGINNVLGLIGAFGSQHLADERVLLAAFRRFLGKNAGLGPLPAQLLDSPTLRCKANLLTRLGGLDELVGPVDTQSVYVTITNPLHD; encoded by the coding sequence ATGCTCCCAGACCTGCTCGACCACCCCGACCCGGCCATCGCCGCCGAAACCGCCGCGGTGGAGAACCTGCTGCGGTGCTGGGTCCGCGAAAGCGGCCTCGGCCGCCCCGACGGGCCCGCTGGAACGCCGCTCCGCATCCCCCTGCCCGCATCCGGCACCGCGGTACTCGTCGCCGTCCGGCACTGGTCGCCGGCCGGCTGGCACCGCTTCGCCTCCGCCCGGATCGAAGGCGCCCCAGCCGAAGCCCCCGCGCTGGACGCCGTCACCCTCGCCGCGCTCATCGCCCGTGAGGGCACCGGCCGTGGCGGCGCCGATCTGGTCGGCCGGGTCGCCGACTCGGTCCAGCGCACGGCGGAGTTCATCGCCGACCGGCGAGCCCGCCCCGCTGCCCCCGCCCCCGTCGCCGAGGACCGATTCCTCACCGCCGAACAGTCCCTCCTCCTCGGCCACCCCCTGCACCCGACCCCGAAGAGCCGCGAAGGTCTCTCCGAAGCCGAGGTGCGCCGCTACTCACCCGAACTCCACGGCTCCTTCCCCCTGCACTGGTTCGCGGTCGCGCCTGCCGTCCTCGCCACCGACTCCGCCTGGACCGAACGCGGCCGCCCGGTTTCCGCCGCCCAACTGTTCGCCCGCCTTGCGCCCGGTCTGCCCTCGCCCACCGGCACCACCCCTCTTCCGCTTCACCCCTGGCAGGCCCGCGACCTCCTCCAACGCCCGGCCGTCGCCGCCCTGTGCGACGCCGGACTCCTGACCGACCTGGGCCCGTACGGCGACCCCTGGTATCCCACCTCCTCCATTCGCACCGTGCACCGCCCCGGTTCCCCCGCGATGCTCAAGCTGTCCCTGGGCCTGCGCATCACCAACTCCCGCCGGGAGAACCTCCGCAAGGAACTCCACCGCGGCGTCGAGGTCCACCGCCTGCTGCGCGCCCGACTCGCCGAGCAGTGGCAGTCGGCCCACCCCGGTTTCGACATCGTCCGCGACCCCGCCTGGGTCGCCGTCGACTCCCTCGACGGCACGCCCGTCCCGGGACTCGACGCCCTGCTGCGCCACAACCCCTTCCGCTCCGACGACGACGCCCTCTGCATCGCCGCGCTCACCACTCCGCGGCCGTGGCCCGGTCGGACCACGATGCGCTCCCCGCTCGTCGAGACCGTCGCCCGGCTCGCCGCCTCCACCGGCCGCCCGGTCCCCGCCGTCGCCGCCGAGTGGTTCCTGCGCTACCTCGACCACGTCGTCCGGCCGATCCTCGCCCTCGACGCACTCGCCGGGGTCGCCCTCGAAGCGCACCAACAGAACACCCTGGTGCTCCTCGACCCGGCCGGCTGGCCGATCGGCGGCCGCTACCGCGACAACCAGGGCTACTACTTCCGCGACTCCCACCGCGCGGAACTGCAACACCGGCTCCCCGGCATCGGCAGCGCCAGCGACACCTTCGTCTCCGACGCCGTCACCGACGAACGCTTCGCCTACTACCTCGGCATCAACAACGTGCTCGGCCTCATCGGCGCCTTCGGGTCCCAGCACCTCGCCGACGAACGCGTACTCCTCGCGGCCTTCCGCCGCTTCCTCGGGAAGAACGCGGGCCTCGGGCCGCTCCCCGCCCAACTGCTCGACTCACCCACCCTCCGCTGCAAAGCCAACCTGCTCACCCGCCTGGGCGGCCTCGACGAACTCGTCGGTCCCGTCGACACCCAGTCCGTCTACGTCACCATCACCAACCCCCTTCACGACTGA